The Thomasclavelia ramosa DSM 1402 genome includes a region encoding these proteins:
- a CDS encoding helix-turn-helix domain-containing protein, with the protein MDKIEVKFGHRIKELRLKQNISQEELAFRCGLSKNYISDVERGTRNVSLKSIEKIANGFAVNLKELFDFK; encoded by the coding sequence ATGGATAAAATTGAAGTTAAGTTTGGTCATCGTATTAAAGAATTGCGCTTGAAGCAAAATATTTCTCAAGAAGAATTGGCTTTTCGTTGCGGGTTATCAAAGAACTATATATCAGATGTTGAACGTGGAACAAGAAATGTTTCATTGAAATCAATTGAAAAAATAGCTAATGGTTTTGCGGTAAACCTAAAAGAATTATTTGATTTTAAATGA
- the tnpA gene encoding IS200/IS605 family transposase, translating into MNKQYSDDLHSLSHTKWSCKYHIVFAPKYRRRAFYEARRVEVGAILRQLCEWKGVNIIEAEVCIDHVHMLVEIPPKYSVSGFMGFLKGKSSQMIYERWANARYKYRHGEFWCRGYYVDTVGKNAKRIKNYIANQLKEDQEREQLTLDLEYPFKKGKGKN; encoded by the coding sequence ATGAATAAACAGTATTCAGATGACTTACATAGTTTATCACACACAAAATGGAGTTGCAAATATCATATTGTATTTGCACCAAAATATAGAAGAAGAGCATTTTATGAAGCAAGAAGGGTAGAGGTAGGAGCAATACTAAGACAATTATGTGAATGGAAAGGCGTAAATATAATAGAAGCGGAAGTATGCATAGATCATGTACATATGTTAGTAGAAATACCGCCCAAATATAGTGTTTCAGGGTTTATGGGGTTTTTAAAGGGAAAAAGCAGTCAAATGATATATGAAAGATGGGCAAATGCAAGATATAAGTACAGACATGGAGAGTTCTGGTGTCGAGGATATTATGTAGATACAGTAGGAAAGAATGCGAAAAGAATAAAAAATTATATAGCGAATCAATTAAAAGAAGATCAGGAAAGAGAACAGCTGACACTGGATTTGGAATACCCGTTTAAAAAAGGAAAAGGGAAAAACTAA
- a CDS encoding MATE family efflux transporter produces the protein MNQEYDMMAHKPIFPLLMKMAIPPMISMLIQSMYNIIDSIFVAKLGEEALTALSLAFPLQNLSLAFSVGLGVAINALIAKSLGASDEKQANYISDHGIFLAILHSLLFVFIGIFLMKPFFLMFTTNPTVLDYAITYGSIVITFTFGSIIHITIEKMFQATGNMMIPMFLQGIGAIVNIILDPILIFGINGYLEFGVAGAAIATIIGQMTACLLAIILFRKTSRIKVSLKNFKPNAQIIKNIYSIAIPSGVMTSLPSILVALLNSLLATVSQTAIAFFGIYFKLQSFIYMPANGLIQGMRPLISYNYGARHFDRVKKIIKVSIISTAVILCCGTIIFMGLPELVLSWFNATEQLLEIGIIGLRVISPCFILSTMGVVISGVFESLGKGRQSLTISLLRQFIITLPLAYILLKVIGLNGIWLSFVIAEGIASVIAVILIKKELHNFKVD, from the coding sequence ATGAATCAAGAATATGATATGATGGCTCACAAGCCCATCTTCCCATTATTAATGAAAATGGCAATTCCCCCGATGATTTCAATGTTAATTCAATCAATGTACAATATTATTGATAGTATTTTTGTTGCTAAATTGGGAGAGGAAGCATTAACCGCCTTATCATTAGCATTTCCACTTCAAAACCTGTCATTAGCTTTTTCAGTAGGTCTCGGGGTAGCAATTAACGCATTGATTGCTAAAAGTTTAGGTGCCAGTGATGAAAAACAAGCTAATTATATTAGTGATCATGGGATTTTTTTAGCTATTCTTCACTCTTTATTATTTGTTTTTATTGGTATCTTTTTAATGAAACCGTTCTTTTTGATGTTTACTACTAACCCAACTGTTTTAGATTATGCAATTACATACGGGTCAATCGTGATTACCTTTACCTTTGGTTCTATTATTCATATTACTATTGAAAAAATGTTTCAAGCTACTGGGAATATGATGATTCCAATGTTTTTACAAGGAATTGGAGCAATTGTCAATATTATCCTCGACCCTATTTTAATTTTTGGAATAAACGGTTACTTAGAGTTTGGGGTTGCTGGAGCTGCAATTGCGACAATCATCGGTCAGATGACTGCCTGTTTACTAGCAATTATCTTATTTAGAAAAACTTCACGTATCAAAGTATCTTTAAAAAATTTTAAACCAAATGCACAAATTATTAAAAATATCTATTCAATTGCAATCCCATCAGGGGTGATGACATCATTACCATCTATCTTAGTTGCTTTACTTAATAGTTTGTTAGCGACAGTATCACAAACGGCAATCGCTTTCTTTGGGATATATTTCAAGCTTCAATCATTTATTTACATGCCAGCTAATGGATTGATTCAGGGAATGCGACCATTAATTAGTTATAATTATGGAGCTAGGCATTTTGATCGTGTTAAAAAGATTATCAAAGTTTCAATTATCTCTACTGCGGTGATCTTATGTTGTGGAACAATTATTTTTATGGGATTGCCAGAATTAGTCCTATCATGGTTTAATGCAACTGAACAATTATTAGAAATTGGTATTATTGGTCTTCGAGTGATTTCACCATGTTTTATTCTTTCTACAATGGGAGTCGTTATCTCCGGAGTTTTTGAATCTTTAGGTAAGGGACGTCAATCATTGACGATTTCACTATTGCGACAATTTATTATTACTTTACCTTTAGCCTATATTTTATTGAAAGTAATAGGGCTTAATGGAATTTGGCTTTCATTTGTTATTGCCGAAGGAATTGCCAGTGTCATTGCAGTAATCTTAATAAAAAAAGAACTTCATAACTTTAAGGTGGATTAA